Proteins encoded in a region of the Bacteroidota bacterium genome:
- a CDS encoding 3-coathanger stack domain-containing protein, with protein MKTKSILLLIIILFCELIATAQMQQEYNNNVKYWYYRNRLRYFVLPVANVYQKGGSMVSDTRNKYLSDVISYADQMMYFGYYLGVLATEYKLLTSYGQDASLTLNELEIAMDSYIRVDRCEQDHPWYNSSAVYDGFFMRSDVPESFIRDHPEINDGLTPTNNVSSQNAGEPAYVDNISANDLINHDITSIGGNVSTSQQSIHEMKLGAMSQDQVIGLLRGLALVYRCVPAGYYAHDKAAEIADKTISYIWNAGSWTIVDPNGDLVLRGNNATVYSVPLALINSTFGNPIYGSVNWTSSNIIWQGFQIATSNCPELEIPLAAMCDCWNGQNSGLPFLNTTELGIKNNASSKNWDTFYLLYWEYLHNKPTNLLSLGKVYDQLTTAPCEGPYFYGGNLYPDNGWASTCKFQRTYDVQNTGDNASVGNFNGLDYMLLYNLYHIINLRDGNALPGYIDLIHRNVSGEYPNGFGINAGPHCTYTGNNETPLYIDGFETIESTMKIDNQCHPAPVLNCSTSCTGNVIYRAGKRISLKPGFTAKAGSFFHAYIEPFDCGNMKSGNLYGFHRPEELPAGFIDKSIVTENITAESVSKDSLINDLSLGQTITAYDEAFYAFPNPFDKTIEIHFMLTETENVHIVVRDIYGNIIQTLTDGKSAEGAHTLSFDATPFKAGTYFCSIESVSINKTIKLVKTE; from the coding sequence ATGAAAACAAAATCGATTTTACTATTAATAATCATACTGTTCTGTGAGTTAATTGCTACAGCTCAAATGCAGCAAGAGTACAATAACAATGTAAAGTACTGGTACTATAGAAACCGACTACGGTATTTTGTATTACCTGTGGCAAATGTCTATCAAAAGGGAGGTTCCATGGTGTCAGATACCAGAAATAAATATCTTTCGGATGTGATATCTTACGCAGACCAAATGATGTATTTTGGTTATTATTTGGGAGTACTCGCCACAGAATACAAGCTATTAACATCATATGGACAAGATGCTTCATTAACGCTAAATGAATTAGAAATTGCAATGGATTCCTACATCAGAGTGGATCGCTGCGAACAAGACCATCCATGGTATAATTCATCAGCTGTTTATGATGGTTTCTTCATGCGGTCGGATGTTCCGGAATCATTTATCAGGGACCATCCTGAAATAAATGATGGCCTCACTCCAACCAATAATGTCTCATCACAAAACGCCGGGGAGCCTGCTTATGTAGACAATATTTCAGCAAATGATTTAATCAATCATGATATTACTTCTATTGGTGGAAATGTATCTACTTCCCAACAGTCAATTCATGAAATGAAATTAGGAGCGATGAGCCAGGATCAAGTGATTGGGCTTTTGAGAGGATTAGCGTTGGTGTATCGTTGCGTTCCTGCCGGATATTATGCACATGATAAAGCTGCGGAAATTGCTGATAAGACAATTTCCTACATCTGGAACGCGGGTTCCTGGACAATAGTTGATCCGAACGGAGACCTTGTCCTTCGGGGAAATAATGCTACAGTATACTCAGTACCGCTAGCGTTAATAAATTCAACATTTGGGAACCCTATATATGGCTCGGTTAACTGGACGAGTTCCAATATAATATGGCAGGGATTCCAGATAGCAACAAGTAACTGCCCTGAATTGGAAATACCGCTAGCGGCAATGTGCGATTGCTGGAATGGACAAAATTCAGGCTTGCCCTTTTTGAATACTACCGAACTTGGAATAAAAAACAATGCCTCATCAAAAAACTGGGACACTTTTTATCTATTATACTGGGAATACCTGCACAATAAGCCTACAAATCTTTTAAGTCTGGGAAAAGTTTATGACCAGCTTACAACCGCCCCTTGCGAAGGTCCATATTTTTATGGCGGGAACCTGTATCCGGATAATGGCTGGGCAAGCACGTGCAAGTTTCAACGAACTTATGATGTTCAAAATACCGGCGATAATGCCAGTGTGGGCAATTTCAATGGTCTCGACTACATGCTGCTGTATAACCTTTATCATATAATAAATCTCAGAGACGGGAATGCATTACCCGGCTATATCGACCTCATACACCGCAATGTTTCAGGCGAGTATCCCAATGGTTTTGGTATCAATGCCGGTCCTCATTGCACCTATACGGGCAATAACGAAACGCCCTTATATATTGATGGATTTGAAACCATTGAATCGACTATGAAAATTGACAACCAGTGCCACCCCGCCCCGGTACTGAATTGCAGCACGTCATGCACCGGAAACGTTATATATCGTGCAGGCAAGCGCATAAGCCTGAAACCCGGGTTCACGGCCAAAGCCGGAAGTTTTTTCCATGCCTACATTGAACCCTTTGACTGTGGAAATATGAAGTCGGGAAATCTCTATGGATTCCACCGTCCGGAAGAGTTACCCGCCGGATTTATTGATAAATCAATCGTTACAGAAAACATAACTGCAGAGTCTGTCAGTAAAGACAGTTTAATCAATGATTTATCATTAGGGCAAACGATAACAGCCTATGATGAAGCTTTTTATGCCTTCCCGAATCCCTTTGATAAAACCATTGAGATACATTTTATGCTTACAGAAACAGAAAATGTACACATCGTTGTACGTGATATTTATGGCAACATCATACAAACACTGACCGACGGTAAAAGCGCAGAGGGAGCACATACTCTAAGCTTTGATGCAACACCATTTAAAGCCGGTACTTATTTCTGCAGTATAGAATCAGTATCTATTAATAAAACGATAAAGCTTGTGAAAACAGAATAG